Proteins encoded within one genomic window of Ottowia sp. SB7-C50:
- a CDS encoding Fur family transcriptional regulator, which produces MPAFDPATLGPRLHRAGLRSTRAVLGVAGVFSAAGPAWAPTHADVAAALAQAGEPVNAVTLYRLLDRLVAAGLLARHTAPGERAWRFRWQGVDAAAAPAGVPHFECDACHTQFPLQGADAPTQAVADALRRTLAEHGHTAARVDLAVHGTCAGCRDDGEGAPHS; this is translated from the coding sequence ATGCCCGCCTTCGACCCCGCCACCCTCGGCCCGCGCCTGCACCGCGCGGGCCTGCGCAGCACGCGCGCGGTGCTGGGCGTGGCGGGCGTGTTCAGCGCGGCCGGGCCAGCCTGGGCGCCGACGCACGCCGACGTGGCCGCCGCGCTGGCGCAGGCGGGCGAGCCGGTCAATGCCGTCACGCTGTACCGTCTGCTGGACCGTCTGGTCGCCGCCGGCCTGCTGGCGCGGCACACCGCCCCGGGCGAGCGCGCGTGGCGCTTTCGCTGGCAGGGCGTGGACGCCGCCGCCGCGCCGGCCGGCGTTCCGCACTTTGAATGCGACGCCTGCCACACCCAGTTTCCGCTGCAGGGCGCCGACGCACCGACGCAGGCCGTGGCCGACGCGCTGCGCCGCACGCTGGCCGAGCACGGCCACACCGCCGCACGCGTCGATCTGGCCGTGCACGGCACCTGCGCGGGCTGCCGTGATGACGGCGAAGGCGCGCCTCACTCCTGA